The proteins below are encoded in one region of Candidatus Flexicrinis proximus:
- a CDS encoding thymidine kinase, which translates to MRHHSGRVEVICGSMFSGKTEELIRRVRRAEYARQKVQIFKHEFDNRYAADSVFSHGGMSATAQPIHKASDILEQLKPDTTVVAIDEVQFLDDAVIAVCETLANQGIRVICAGLDLDFRAEPFGPIPALLSIAEEVTKLHAICLVCGEVASRSQRLVNGKPARYDDPIIMIGAQEAYEARCREHYEIPGRDLSV; encoded by the coding sequence ATGCGTCATCATAGCGGGCGTGTTGAAGTCATTTGCGGAAGCATGTTCAGCGGAAAAACCGAAGAATTAATTCGCCGCGTTCGTCGCGCCGAATATGCGCGACAGAAGGTGCAGATCTTCAAGCACGAGTTCGACAACCGATACGCGGCGGACTCCGTATTTAGTCATGGGGGAATGTCGGCCACAGCCCAGCCGATCCACAAAGCCTCCGATATTCTGGAACAGTTGAAGCCGGATACAACGGTCGTCGCCATTGACGAAGTCCAGTTTCTGGACGATGCGGTCATCGCCGTATGTGAGACTCTGGCCAACCAGGGCATACGCGTCATCTGCGCGGGCCTGGATCTGGATTTTCGCGCCGAGCCGTTCGGCCCCATACCTGCGTTGCTGTCAATTGCCGAGGAAGTCACGAAGCTCCATGCCATCTGTTTGGTCTGCGGCGAGGTCGCCTCTCGCTCTCAGCGACTGGTCAACGGAAAGCCTGCGCGCTACGACGACCCGATCATCATGATTGGCGCACAGGAGGCATACGAGGCGCGCTGCCGTGAGCACTATGAAATTCCCGGACGCGATCTGTCGGTATAA